Proteins encoded within one genomic window of Pseudalkalibacillus sp. SCS-8:
- a CDS encoding TetR/AcrR family transcriptional regulator, with product MMINKKEQIIRAASELIHSKGYENTKLSDILKAAGIGKGQFYHYFSSKRDLGIAVIDHIVHDWEQNLIKGILESEKTSDEKLSCMLDWAVSYHENVACFHGCPFGNLALEMSEHDETFRTKVNELFEQWIQRLEEILRDQVGEKDAKRHAQGIVAQIEGGILLMKNFQDQSVLKNVIENIRAQYLKV from the coding sequence ATGATGATAAATAAAAAAGAGCAAATCATAAGAGCAGCTTCTGAATTGATCCATTCAAAAGGATATGAAAATACGAAGCTGAGTGACATTTTAAAAGCTGCAGGTATTGGTAAAGGACAGTTTTATCATTATTTCTCTTCGAAGAGGGATCTTGGTATTGCTGTTATCGACCATATCGTCCACGATTGGGAACAAAACCTCATCAAGGGGATTCTTGAGTCAGAGAAGACATCGGATGAGAAGCTCTCTTGTATGCTTGACTGGGCGGTCTCTTACCATGAAAATGTTGCATGCTTCCATGGGTGCCCGTTCGGAAACCTGGCACTTGAAATGAGTGAGCATGACGAGACTTTCCGCACAAAGGTGAATGAGCTGTTTGAACAATGGATTCAACGTTTGGAGGAAATCCTGAGAGATCAAGTTGGAGAGAAGGATGCGAAGCGTCATGCGCAAGGCATTGTTGCCCAGATCGAAGGGGGAATCCTGCTGATGAAGAACTTCCAGGATCAATCGGTTTTGAAGAATGTGATTGAAAATATCCGAGCACAATATTTGAAGGTTTGA
- a CDS encoding DNA-3-methyladenine glycosylase produces MALHPSATSGFNFKVSRNDVITLSLPDPFSFTETLHYLRRSPLEILHQVEGESVYKLLEVDGEKRLIEVSACQNGEELFVRFLDQFPADPAVVADYLAEWFDLRRDLNAFYESVSCNSILAPLIEKHNGLRVIGVPDLFEALCWAVIGQQVNLPFAYTVKKRFVEAYGEHLDRKDRRYWLFPKPERVAMLEAEDLRELQLTQRKAEYIISIANMMADGSLSKSDLLELEGDQSEKKLLAIRGIGPWSAHYVLMRCLRDPSAFPIGDAGLHNALKHILGREKKPTYDEIRKIFAPWQGWEAYAVFYLWRSLG; encoded by the coding sequence ATGGCTTTACATCCGTCGGCCACAAGCGGTTTCAATTTTAAGGTCAGCCGTAATGACGTTATCACCCTTTCCCTTCCGGACCCCTTCAGCTTTACAGAAACCCTGCATTATTTGAGACGATCTCCTTTAGAGATCCTTCATCAGGTGGAGGGCGAGAGCGTGTATAAATTGCTTGAGGTTGATGGGGAGAAACGATTGATTGAAGTATCAGCCTGTCAAAACGGGGAGGAGCTCTTTGTCAGGTTTCTTGATCAATTTCCAGCAGATCCTGCCGTTGTTGCGGATTATCTTGCCGAATGGTTCGACCTGAGACGAGATCTGAACGCTTTTTACGAGTCGGTCAGCTGTAATTCAATATTGGCTCCGTTGATTGAGAAGCATAACGGTTTACGCGTAATCGGCGTTCCTGATCTATTTGAGGCGTTATGCTGGGCTGTCATAGGTCAACAAGTGAATCTCCCGTTTGCTTATACGGTGAAAAAGCGGTTCGTAGAAGCATACGGAGAACATCTGGATCGGAAAGACCGTCGATACTGGCTTTTTCCGAAACCAGAACGTGTAGCCATGCTTGAAGCAGAGGATTTGAGGGAGCTGCAACTAACACAGCGAAAGGCGGAATACATCATTTCAATTGCAAATATGATGGCTGACGGAAGCCTCTCGAAGTCTGATCTACTTGAGCTTGAAGGTGATCAGTCAGAAAAGAAGCTATTGGCGATAAGAGGAATCGGACCATGGTCGGCTCATTATGTCCTTATGCGCTGTTTACGGGATCCATCCGCGTTTCCGATTGGAGACGCTGGACTCCATAACGCATTGAAACACATCTTAGGCAGAGAAAAGAAACCTACATATGATGAAATACGTAAGATCTTTGCTCCATGGCAAGGTTGGGAAGCTTATGCCGTCTTTTATTTATGGAGGAGCCTCGGGTGA
- a CDS encoding methylated-DNA--[protein]-cysteine S-methyltransferase, whose amino-acid sequence MNRSDLTITWGTFTHPIFQERPLYLARTEVGLCRITWPTETFETLKNWVAKHFPEAELVEDQSRLLPYIQELEEYCNGERTAFTLPIDMRGTSFQTSVWKALQEIPFGVTKSYSDIAERIDNPKAVRAVGTANGANPIPIIVPCHRVIGKSKALTGFRGGLKAKERLLTLEGFHGFTSVGHKRFQF is encoded by the coding sequence ATGAATCGATCAGATTTGACAATCACTTGGGGGACGTTCACGCATCCAATATTCCAGGAACGTCCCCTTTATCTGGCTCGAACAGAGGTGGGGTTATGTCGGATTACATGGCCGACAGAAACCTTTGAAACGCTGAAAAATTGGGTAGCGAAGCATTTTCCAGAAGCCGAACTTGTTGAAGATCAAAGCCGGCTTCTTCCATATATCCAAGAGCTTGAGGAATATTGTAATGGAGAGAGGACAGCTTTTACTCTGCCCATTGATATGCGTGGTACATCATTTCAAACATCAGTATGGAAGGCTTTGCAGGAAATTCCCTTTGGCGTTACGAAAAGCTATTCCGATATTGCTGAAAGGATCGATAATCCGAAGGCCGTTAGAGCAGTCGGTACAGCAAATGGGGCAAATCCGATTCCAATCATCGTCCCGTGTCACAGGGTCATTGGAAAAAGCAAGGCGTTGACAGGCTTCAGAGGAGGGTTGAAAGCAAAGGAACGATTACTTACGTTGGAGGGGTTTCATGGCTTTACATCCGTCGGCCACAAGCGGTTTCAATTTTAA
- a CDS encoding bifunctional transcriptional activator/DNA repair enzyme AdaA — protein sequence MNEDVFQSVYETMMERDTRFDGIYYVGIRSTGIVCRPSCRSRLPKRENVSLYTSVEEALQAGFRPCKRCKPENPGHLGPDAEMVAAVQNIINRQYREPLTLKDIAQHLNVSPYHLHRVVKRSTGETPSALLVRKRLEKAVELFYDSQQTIAKISGKVGFKSPSHFSAVFKKMKGCSPNEYRQKVVRRLGV from the coding sequence ATGAACGAGGATGTTTTCCAAAGTGTTTATGAAACGATGATGGAACGGGACACACGTTTTGATGGAATCTATTACGTCGGAATCCGTTCAACAGGTATCGTATGCAGACCTTCATGTCGATCACGCTTGCCGAAGAGGGAAAATGTATCCCTTTATACGAGTGTGGAAGAGGCACTTCAAGCCGGCTTTCGACCTTGCAAAAGGTGTAAGCCCGAAAACCCTGGACATCTAGGACCGGATGCTGAAATGGTGGCAGCCGTTCAGAATATCATTAATCGACAATATCGGGAGCCGTTGACATTGAAGGATATTGCACAGCATTTGAATGTGAGCCCCTATCATCTACACAGGGTGGTGAAGCGGTCGACCGGTGAAACACCCTCAGCTCTATTAGTCCGGAAGAGGCTGGAAAAAGCAGTTGAACTTTTTTATGACAGTCAACAAACCATTGCGAAGATATCCGGAAAAGTAGGGTTCAAAAGTCCATCACATTTCTCAGCAGTATTTAAGAAAATGAAAGGCTGTTCCCCAAATGAGTACCGACAAAAAGTCGTAAGGAGGTTGGGAGTATGA
- the murQ gene encoding N-acetylmuramic acid 6-phosphate etherase: MDNKKMITEQRNHESERLDTFSVKEIIEVMNQEDKTVAESVEKSLPEVTAAIEAITGVMKNGGKLYYLGAGTSGRLGILDASECPPTFGVEPGLVNGIIAGGDRAMKTAIENAEDDHEAGKRDIAEVVTPRDAVVGITSSGRTPYVIGGIEKAKSIGALTVGLSCNPSAELSECVDYPIEILVGPEVVTGSTRLKAGTAQKMVLNMISTAAMIGLGKVYGNLMVNVQATNEKLRRRVVHIIREATGVDDETAQRYSVTSKGDARAAILMITFQITYDQAVQVLRENDDHFPRAMESLSANKTD, from the coding sequence ATGGATAACAAAAAAATGATCACCGAACAACGGAATCACGAATCGGAAAGACTTGATACGTTTTCCGTAAAAGAAATCATAGAAGTCATGAATCAAGAAGATAAAACAGTTGCAGAATCTGTTGAAAAGAGCCTTCCGGAAGTCACAGCAGCGATTGAAGCGATTACGGGTGTGATGAAAAATGGTGGTAAGCTCTACTACCTCGGTGCAGGAACGAGCGGACGCCTAGGGATCTTGGATGCGTCCGAATGTCCACCTACTTTCGGTGTTGAACCTGGTCTTGTCAATGGCATCATCGCCGGTGGTGACAGGGCGATGAAAACAGCGATTGAAAATGCTGAGGACGATCACGAAGCTGGGAAGAGGGATATTGCTGAAGTCGTCACGCCTCGCGATGCTGTCGTCGGTATTACTTCCAGCGGCAGAACACCTTATGTCATCGGCGGGATTGAAAAAGCGAAGAGCATCGGAGCCTTGACCGTAGGTTTATCCTGTAATCCATCTGCTGAGTTAAGTGAATGCGTCGATTACCCGATTGAAATTCTTGTGGGACCGGAAGTTGTAACAGGTAGCACTCGACTGAAGGCTGGCACAGCCCAGAAGATGGTACTGAACATGATTTCCACAGCTGCCATGATCGGACTTGGAAAAGTGTATGGCAATTTGATGGTCAACGTTCAGGCGACGAATGAAAAATTGAGGCGCAGAGTCGTCCATATCATCAGAGAAGCGACTGGTGTGGACGATGAAACAGCTCAGAGGTACAGTGTTACATCGAAAGGAGATGCACGCGCAGCGATTTTAATGATTACATTCCAGATTACATATGACCAAGCTGTGCAGGTATTAAGGGAGAATGATGACCATTTCCCTAGAGCGATGGAAAGCCTGTCAGCAAATAAGACGGATTGA
- a CDS encoding carbohydrate ABC transporter permease — MRDHIASRSLYYLIAFLFAVISLYPILLMIYSSFKTSSEIFMNPLSIPKSFSLETYQKLLDQIPFFTFFWNSVFVSAVSVLMILLFGSLAAFYIARYTFWWNNALFFFFLIGMMIPIKLGIVPLFILMKDLSLINSLWSLVFVYTATGIPLSILILTGFFRTMPKELEEAARMDGATDLNVFWHVLLPIMRPALGTVMIINFIQSWNDFFFPLVFITDEMKKTIPVGMLSLFGEYSADWGSLFAGLTLSSLPMIVLFFIASKQFMDGLTAGAVK; from the coding sequence ATGAGAGACCATATCGCATCTCGATCTTTGTACTATTTGATTGCATTCCTATTTGCAGTCATCAGCCTATATCCGATCCTTCTGATGATTTATTCTTCCTTCAAAACCAGCTCAGAGATTTTCATGAATCCGTTATCCATTCCAAAATCGTTCAGCTTGGAAACGTATCAAAAGCTTCTTGACCAGATCCCGTTTTTCACTTTCTTTTGGAATAGCGTCTTCGTCAGTGCAGTTTCTGTCCTGATGATTTTATTGTTTGGATCTCTGGCTGCCTTCTACATTGCACGGTATACCTTTTGGTGGAACAACGCCCTTTTCTTTTTCTTTCTGATCGGAATGATGATCCCGATCAAGCTAGGGATCGTTCCGTTGTTCATACTCATGAAGGACTTGAGTTTAATCAATTCTCTCTGGTCTCTCGTGTTCGTTTACACTGCCACAGGAATTCCACTTTCCATTCTGATATTGACCGGATTTTTCCGTACGATGCCAAAAGAGCTCGAGGAGGCTGCCAGAATGGATGGTGCAACGGATCTTAACGTTTTCTGGCATGTATTGCTTCCGATTATGCGACCTGCCCTTGGTACGGTCATGATCATCAATTTCATTCAATCCTGGAATGATTTCTTCTTCCCGCTCGTGTTCATTACCGATGAGATGAAGAAAACCATCCCTGTAGGCATGTTGTCGTTATTCGGGGAATACTCGGCTGACTGGGGCTCACTCTTTGCGGGACTTACATTGTCTTCGTTACCGATGATTGTTCTGTTCTTCATTGCATCCAAGCAGTTCATGGATGGATTGACAGCAGGTGCAGTCAAATAA
- a CDS encoding sugar ABC transporter permease, which translates to MELETKTNPQTIPRKKRDWKRLVIHLFPIPALAIYVTFIIYPLFAAFSYSLFDWQGIKKGAYIGLENFIALFTKQPFNDMFWNAFQNNIIYFVLEMIVQNGIAFVLAYIIYKKIRFAEFFKIAYFLPRLLSVIIVGFLWKLILNPNFGALNVFLEKIGLESLTKAWLGDPDTALISIILVNSWFGLGFAVLIFLAGLQGIPHDLIEAARLDGAKGFTMVRKIILPLMIPSITIMTVLTFIHAFEAFELIYAMQGSMGEPYYSTDTLAVYFYRLAFGGSGGASSAAIGLGSSLAVVLFMIIAVISAVFLYILRRREVQM; encoded by the coding sequence ATGGAACTTGAAACGAAGACCAATCCACAAACAATACCGAGAAAGAAGCGGGACTGGAAGAGGCTGGTCATCCACCTGTTTCCAATTCCCGCCCTCGCCATATATGTAACATTCATCATTTACCCCCTTTTTGCTGCCTTTTCCTACAGTCTGTTTGATTGGCAGGGGATCAAGAAAGGGGCGTACATCGGTTTAGAGAACTTCATTGCTCTTTTTACGAAACAGCCTTTTAACGATATGTTTTGGAATGCTTTCCAGAATAACATTATTTACTTTGTTCTCGAGATGATCGTCCAAAATGGGATTGCTTTCGTGCTGGCTTATATCATTTACAAGAAAATCAGATTTGCCGAGTTCTTCAAGATCGCTTACTTCTTACCCAGGCTGCTTTCGGTCATCATTGTCGGCTTCCTGTGGAAGTTGATCCTGAATCCGAACTTCGGTGCATTGAACGTCTTTTTGGAGAAGATTGGATTGGAAAGCTTGACGAAGGCTTGGCTTGGTGATCCTGACACAGCTTTAATTTCCATAATCTTGGTGAACTCATGGTTCGGTCTCGGCTTTGCAGTGTTGATTTTCCTTGCTGGTCTCCAGGGCATTCCTCATGATTTGATTGAGGCGGCGCGTTTGGATGGAGCAAAGGGATTCACGATGGTCAGGAAAATCATTTTACCTTTGATGATCCCATCGATTACGATCATGACAGTGTTGACCTTCATCCATGCTTTTGAAGCGTTTGAATTGATTTATGCCATGCAAGGCTCGATGGGGGAACCGTATTATTCAACGGATACATTAGCGGTCTACTTTTATCGATTGGCTTTTGGCGGATCAGGTGGTGCAAGCTCAGCAGCGATCGGCCTCGGCTCGTCTTTGGCTGTCGTCCTGTTCATGATCATTGCGGTCATATCAGCGGTTTTCCTATATATATTACGTAGACGGGAAGTCCAGATGTAG
- a CDS encoding ABC transporter substrate-binding protein — protein MKRLLISILGALFVLSLALSGCSSSSSDSDGSNGNGDPLTIGSWRTEDKAAYEKIIEAFNEEYPDIKVEFKPSKNTEYDTILNTGLQSGEGPDIIQLRPYAPGMELAKAGYLEPLDDLEGIDVFSEETMKAATSDDGKVYGVPLSLNSAQMYYNKKIFEKHGLEEPKTWEEFISLNEKLKEEGVTPIALGTKEGWLLSLTHSIVGPAHYGGNEFVDAITSGEKTFKSDEFISSVEAMDELKQFFPDNYEGLGMEDIRTLFFTEQAAMFPLGSWEIEVLREMNPDLDFGFFPMPSATGKKPTMTTWVDGSYGLNVNSDQKENAKKFLQFMTTEKFAKLFSNELSRIPAVPGVQTDDELVTAMAEASNDYSTPYLMLVHFNKGNPTTKSTLETELQGMYLDKLSEQDVATKLQENAETYYDPFQ, from the coding sequence ATGAAACGGTTGTTGATTTCTATTCTAGGTGCACTATTCGTCCTTTCGCTTGCACTCTCAGGCTGTAGCAGTTCCAGCTCAGATTCGGATGGAAGTAATGGTAACGGAGATCCATTAACGATCGGAAGCTGGAGGACAGAAGACAAAGCAGCTTATGAAAAAATCATTGAAGCATTCAACGAAGAATATCCCGATATCAAGGTCGAGTTTAAGCCATCTAAAAACACAGAGTATGACACGATTTTGAACACAGGGTTACAAAGTGGAGAAGGACCTGACATCATCCAGCTTCGTCCTTATGCCCCAGGTATGGAATTAGCAAAAGCGGGTTACTTAGAGCCCCTTGATGACCTGGAAGGCATTGATGTTTTCAGCGAAGAGACGATGAAGGCTGCCACATCTGATGATGGCAAGGTGTATGGTGTTCCGTTGTCATTGAACTCTGCCCAAATGTATTACAACAAGAAAATCTTTGAAAAGCATGGATTGGAAGAACCGAAAACGTGGGAAGAGTTCATCAGCTTGAATGAAAAGTTGAAAGAGGAAGGTGTAACACCGATTGCACTTGGTACAAAGGAAGGCTGGCTATTGTCCTTGACCCACTCCATCGTCGGTCCTGCGCATTATGGAGGCAATGAATTCGTAGACGCGATCACGTCGGGTGAGAAGACCTTCAAAAGTGATGAATTCATCTCGTCGGTTGAGGCAATGGATGAGCTGAAGCAATTCTTCCCTGACAATTATGAAGGTTTGGGTATGGAAGATATCCGAACCCTGTTCTTTACAGAACAAGCTGCCATGTTCCCGTTAGGAAGCTGGGAAATTGAAGTGTTACGTGAAATGAATCCAGATCTGGATTTCGGCTTCTTCCCGATGCCTTCAGCGACAGGTAAAAAACCGACAATGACCACGTGGGTGGACGGTTCCTATGGTTTGAATGTTAATTCGGACCAAAAGGAGAATGCGAAAAAGTTCCTGCAATTCATGACAACAGAAAAGTTTGCGAAGCTGTTTTCAAACGAATTGTCACGTATACCTGCTGTACCTGGCGTTCAAACGGATGATGAACTTGTGACAGCCATGGCGGAAGCCTCCAACGACTATTCGACTCCATACTTGATGCTTGTACATTTCAATAAAGGGAATCCGACGACGAAATCAACCCTTGAAACCGAGCTTCAAGGTATGTACTTGGATAAACTGTCGGAGCAGGATGTTGCTACTAAGCTTCAGGAAAATGCTGAAACGTACTATGACCCATTTCAATAA
- a CDS encoding MurR/RpiR family transcriptional regulator has protein sequence MLKGGLISIQETMPSLKPSERKVAEYILTHPSEVVNLSVQKLAKRTQVSEATIIRLSRTLSFKGFQELKLRIAGDLAQFNNNTHSYQEIQTNGSISSLITTVSHNNVQSINDTLSVLSPEEVEKAVAVLSGARKIAVFGIGASAVIAQDFKQKLTRINRWCEAGFDFDTQGTISANLTAEDVAFGISYSGRTKDVIHSMQIAKENGACTISLTKFGSNPVADLSDINLFTSSLEKSIRSGAMSSRISQLNVIDVLYLGMTSQHYEESIEALERTRKAVQVSKQTD, from the coding sequence ATGTTAAAAGGTGGTTTAATCAGCATCCAGGAAACGATGCCGTCCTTGAAGCCTTCTGAACGTAAGGTTGCCGAATACATACTGACCCATCCTTCAGAGGTTGTGAATCTATCTGTCCAGAAATTGGCGAAAAGGACACAGGTAAGCGAAGCTACGATCATCAGACTATCAAGAACGCTCAGTTTTAAGGGATTCCAAGAATTGAAGCTTCGCATAGCTGGAGATCTTGCTCAATTCAACAACAATACTCATTCCTATCAAGAGATCCAGACAAATGGTTCGATTTCCTCACTTATCACCACGGTATCCCATAACAATGTCCAATCCATAAACGATACATTGTCTGTCTTATCACCTGAAGAAGTTGAAAAAGCAGTTGCTGTCTTAAGTGGAGCTAGAAAAATCGCTGTGTTCGGAATCGGAGCTTCAGCTGTCATTGCACAGGACTTCAAGCAAAAGCTGACGAGAATCAATCGTTGGTGTGAAGCTGGATTTGACTTTGATACACAAGGGACAATCAGTGCAAATTTAACAGCAGAAGATGTTGCATTCGGCATTTCATATTCCGGGCGGACGAAGGATGTCATTCATTCGATGCAAATTGCAAAGGAAAACGGAGCTTGTACGATTTCCCTGACGAAATTCGGAAGTAATCCAGTAGCAGACCTTTCGGATATCAATCTATTTACAAGTTCATTGGAAAAGAGCATTCGTAGCGGTGCGATGAGTTCACGTATCTCACAATTGAACGTCATTGATGTGCTATACCTCGGTATGACAAGTCAGCATTATGAGGAGAGCATCGAAGCGCTGGAAAGAACTCGGAAAGCTGTGCAGGTATCGAAACAAACAGACTGA
- a CDS encoding DUF1343 domain-containing protein translates to MKKWFIMLVTLVLVLSSLSGVLADDDDERDDNRNQKAKKFKLGVEVLLDDQKSLISGKKVGLITNPTGVDQELNSVVDLLHEDPDVELTALYGPEHGVRGSAQAGEYVEFYEDEKTGLPVYSLYGPTRKPTPEMLENVDVLMFDIQDVGTRFYTYIYTMAYAMEAAAENDVSFIVLDRPNPIGGTKVEGPVLNPEYASFVGKYPIPLRHGMTVGELAKMFNQEFGIGADLTVVEMEGWKRNMYFEETPLEFVLPSPNMPTVDTALVYPGAALIEGTNVSEGRGTTKPFELIGAPFINSTELTAEMNNHRLKGVQFRAASFTPTFSKHRGELTHGVQIHVTDQKKFSPIDTGLHLVKTIHDLYPEDFAFRAENSAGISFFDYLVGNGWIRDAIEEGQSVQQIKSQWMDELEEFKETREMYLLY, encoded by the coding sequence ATGAAAAAGTGGTTCATTATGCTTGTGACCCTTGTCCTTGTTTTATCTTCCCTATCAGGCGTTCTTGCAGATGATGACGATGAGCGGGATGATAATCGAAATCAAAAGGCTAAGAAATTTAAACTTGGTGTAGAAGTGCTGCTTGATGACCAAAAAAGCTTGATCAGCGGCAAGAAGGTCGGCTTGATTACAAACCCGACTGGAGTCGATCAAGAGCTTAATAGTGTCGTAGACTTGCTTCATGAGGACCCAGATGTTGAACTGACAGCCTTATACGGTCCGGAGCATGGTGTAAGAGGAAGTGCTCAAGCCGGGGAGTATGTTGAATTTTACGAGGACGAGAAAACGGGGCTCCCTGTGTATAGCCTTTATGGTCCGACGAGAAAACCGACACCAGAAATGCTAGAGAACGTAGATGTATTGATGTTTGATATCCAAGATGTTGGTACCCGATTCTATACGTATATCTACACGATGGCTTATGCGATGGAAGCAGCTGCAGAAAATGATGTTTCATTCATTGTTCTGGATCGTCCGAATCCGATCGGTGGAACAAAAGTCGAAGGACCTGTGCTTAATCCGGAATACGCTTCATTTGTCGGTAAATATCCGATCCCTCTCCGCCATGGGATGACGGTCGGAGAACTGGCAAAAATGTTCAATCAAGAATTCGGGATCGGAGCTGACTTGACGGTTGTTGAGATGGAAGGCTGGAAACGGAACATGTACTTTGAGGAAACCCCTCTGGAATTCGTCCTGCCGTCTCCGAACATGCCGACAGTCGACACAGCACTCGTTTATCCAGGAGCTGCTCTTATTGAAGGGACAAACGTGTCAGAAGGTAGAGGCACGACCAAACCGTTTGAGTTGATCGGCGCACCATTCATTAACAGTACAGAGCTTACAGCCGAAATGAACAATCATCGGTTGAAAGGTGTCCAATTCCGAGCGGCGTCCTTCACCCCTACTTTCTCGAAACACCGAGGTGAGTTGACACATGGCGTTCAAATTCATGTAACTGATCAGAAGAAGTTCAGTCCGATTGATACGGGCCTTCATCTCGTTAAAACCATCCATGACCTATACCCGGAAGACTTCGCTTTCAGGGCTGAAAACAGTGCCGGTATTTCATTCTTCGACTACCTTGTAGGAAATGGATGGATCCGAGATGCCATAGAAGAAGGGCAGTCTGTTCAACAGATCAAGTCACAGTGGATGGATGAGCTGGAAGAATTCAAGGAAACAAGAGAAATGTACTTACTCTACTAA